Part of the Chrysiogenia bacterium genome, CCTTCGCCGCTTTGAGGACGAGCGCCTGCAGGAACTCACCAAGTATTTCTGCCAGCCCTGAGCTGCAATGAGCGAGCCGACCTGCCTGACCATCGGCCATTCGAGCCACTCGGTGAACGAGTTTGTCGCCCTTCTCAAGGAACGCGGCGTCGAGGTCGTTGTGGACGTGCGCTCGCGCCCTTACTCGAAATACCACCGGCACTTCAGCTACGACGCGATCCGGGAGAACCTGAGCGCTCGCGGCCTGCGGTA contains:
- a CDS encoding DUF488 family protein, translated to MSEPTCLTIGHSSHSVNEFVALLKERGVEVVVDVRSRPYSKYHRHFSYDAIRENLSARGLR